ttaatgtatatttcatTTCAACGCACTGTGGTAGGCTTACAAAAATATCTGAATCACAGATTTACAAACACATAAATTGGCAAGAATGTTCCACTCCAGCTGCTTCCAGTTCACATAAGGTACTGCATTTATGAAAGTTGAGTACAACGTAAATGGtaagacatttttcaaattgaaaactgaaaaatgccaaaaatgtagatacaagattttcttctttcAACAGCGATATGTCCTACGACTAGAAACTAGTTTACTAGCATCATTAGTTTGCGTCACATGGGATCAAGGGTGATGTATGATGTATCCCATATGCCAAAACGAGGCACTTTCTTTGTACTTCATATGTAGTGATATTCCCTCATCTCCTGCAAAACCTCTTCCAGAGCGTCCTTCAAGGTCAGCTTGGGTGATCTGTTACAGCGGATGAACTGAGAAAGAAAGGCTTAGTTGAGGAAACCAATATTGTAACACTCTCCAAGaccattattattaaaattacacTACGTaagctttgtggatctggagccctctctggtggaaatgtgtaattacacacatgcagaagaacattttgtaaggTGAGCTGTGCTTCTGACCCCTCCCCGGAGAGGATGAATCGGCGGAGTGCAAGCACGTTGAAGGAGAATTCAAAGTGAACTCGGCCAAAACTTGGTGAAATGTGTCTCGAGGGTGAATGAATGATTACAATTaccatcatatcttcatcactatAAGCTGATTTTGCAGCtacacagtaagtggagctgataaaatggacaatgagcgtagaaacaaggaggtggtctgaatgttacgcctgaacgttttttgggttttttttgtaccTCTTTGGTTTCCTTCAGTGTGGTGTATCTATAGTCAGCAGGCCCCAGGGACTCCACCATAGCCTGGTGCAGATGTCTGCTGGTCTCAATGAAGCTCCTGGTCAGTGCTAGCTGCTGTCTCATCATGTCATTCAGAGCAAACACCGCAGGGCTGTATGCAGATAGCGCTGTGGGACGTAAGGACACAGATGTTCAGCCTTCAGCTTGGGAAATGCCACAGTGACGACTGCCGaacttaaatgaataaaacagccACATTCTTCTGAAGCTGTAACTGACCTGGTTAGAATGCACATGATTTCTAACTGTGCCTTACAGTCTAATCACATAAAGCAGAAGTAACGTCAACGATTAGTGGCATCTGACAGAAAAACCTGCTGAACTGCCCTcctaaaaagacggttcttcaagggtttttagaAAAGagttaacactcaaagaacactttgcaagAGTAAAGTGTTCTCCGcaccatgaaatggttctttagactgaaggagaatgtgctgtagatggttctgtatagaagatgtttgaaaaagggttctgtatagcacccaaaaggtttTTCTATTAttaagatgtcaagcttgtaactatagaagaacacattttggtgctatatagaacctttctcaaaaaacactacagcacattctccatcagtctaaagaacaatttcttcatgcaaagtgttctttgagtgttcatgcttccatatagaaccactgtaactacagaagaacccttattggtgctataatagaacctttttcaaaaaggctctatacagaaccatctacagcacattcagcatgttcatgattctatacagaaccattttcttccgtaaagaacccttgaagaaccatctagtTTAAGTTTGTCCTTCTTAAGCACATGATCAATAGAATTCCAGTAGATTTTTCTGGACATCCCTCTCTAAGAGCTAGCAGCATTCCTTATGACAGCACCACTCTTATTAACCAGAATATACTTTTATACAATAGCACCCTCTTGTGGAGactcttcagcctgctaaagGTGAATGAGCGAGTTAAGGACTTTTGTGTCTTAAAAAAAGCACAACAGCTGCCATTAGTTTTCATTTATAATCTTTCATATTTAAAGGAGTTTCCTGGTCACATCTGTCTCCACCTATAAACACACCCAATACACATCACCGATgccttttatatatatatatatatatatatatatatatatatatatatataaatatatatataaatgtcttgtgaacacagccttagtTAAAATGACTATGAGGTGTTTTGCATCTAactttaataaattaataaatacaaagCACAGTTTAGGCTCTCTTACCTTCCACTGCCTCTGCGCTGATTGTGTGGCTAGCCACAGGAGTTGGATCCGTGTAGGACATCCCTACTGACGGACCCAGTACAGCTTGACCTACAGGAGGAAGAACAATGGTCCACTTTTCACTTACAGTCCAGTCTGTGTGAAAAGTCTAGTGAATTACACAAAGTTGCCAGTTTTTTAGACCACTTGGACCACTTACAGGACACTGCCCCTGACAGACCTATACCAGTGGCCCTGACTAATGTGGAAATACAGTGGAATCAGTTTTGCTCCTTTTCCATTGATGGACAGGGTAGAGGACTTCAGTCTGTAACTGAACACCTACAAAGTGAACCTGcatggcaggtgtttctgataaaatggccaacaaGTGTAGGCGAAAGGCAGTAAACTGGCATCTCAGTGTATTGTAAATATTATTTCCATTATTAGCATAAGTCAACTAAAGCAGAACAAATAAAGACCCACCAGCGGACCACGTGTAAGTTAGTCCATCTCTTTGCGTCTGCACCGTAGCGTCCTTCACAGGCCGTCTGGCGCTCAGCCTCCGTGGCTCACTTTGAGTAACGGTGGCATCGCTGGAGTTAGAACTTGAGCGAGAGCTTCTGCTGCGGCTTAAAGACCCAGGCCTGCGATAACGGGTGCTTGTTGACTTTGATGGATCTTCTGTGAGAGTGAGGTCATCATCAGAGTGCCAATCGCCTGAGCGAGACTGAGGCTCAGTAGCTATGGAGGAATGTTTATCTCCAGCTGAGAAATGCTCAGAAATCTCATTAGCACTCGGAGCTGTGTCAGTCTGGATCTCGCTCTCAAAGTCACTCTCATACTCTGCTGGAGCCTCCTCAGGTTCACGCCTGTCTTCATGCGAGATTTTGTGGGCCGAGGAAACGCTGAGCTCTCTGAATCCAGAGGGACTTTCTCCAGTCTGTAGCATAAAGAtcgcatgttttttttctgattctcaTACAAATACTGGTACTAAAAACTTAAAGAGTATTGAGTAGCGATACTAATACCAACATTTTTAATGACTAGGATTTAAAATGatctattttcatttaaatactttTCTTAAGATGATCACATAAAAGCATGCTATGATGGTGAACTGCTCTGTCTACTTAcacaaaaatatcaaatattctttattattaACCCCACAGGGAGACAGCTAACATCACACAATGTGAGTGCTGTTTCATAACAGGTTTGTTACACGACTGGATCatattcattctttctttttcacataGAATATCTGATCCAatgttttctgctgatattgacCCAACATTGATACCGGTATTGGACCAGTTTCATCTCTAATACAAACGTCTCATACCTGAACTCTTGATCAGAAAGGATCACGCCCCTCCCAGGTGCTGCTTTTTTACTCCAGCTTGATCATCACCTTCTACatttttctgaacatttcacatttctcGCTAACCTTAAATATCCGAATGAGTGTaaatttatcaaaaaaaaataaaaacgatAAGATAATATTACATATCCTGTCATTTTTTATGCGTCATATACTGTCTCAACTTCTTTTGGAACTGAAGTTTGTAAATCCctcttatttattcatatatacataccGTTTTTAGAAAACTGTCCACCTTTTCTTTTGATAACTCAGCTGTACCAAGGGTAACTGGGGCCAGGTCATCCAACGTCATGATATTTAATTTGAAATCTATAGGGGAATGCAAAGATTTTAGAAAATGCTACAAACAATGGACACTGATCAGTCATATCACTATGgccacctccttatttctacactcattgttcattttatcagcgcCACTTACTGAATAGGTGCATTTTTGAagttccaccacccaaacagtacctgctctttgagggtccatgggggtcctgaccactgaagaacagggtaacagagtatcagagaaacagatggactacagtctgtaagtgtagaactacagagtgcagctatacagtaagtggagctgataagatggacagtgagtgtagaaacaaggaggtggtcatgatttAACTAGTGAGATTTAATTAGCTGAGAATAACAAACTCATTTCTTACCATCTGATACTGCACTTTGCTCACTCAGTGTGTCGTCATCTTTAGATGCAACTGGGAAAAGCTCTTCCAGTGACCTGATCTCACTGTGGCTTGAGGAGGAGTTCAGAGACAGCGGAGTGACCACAGCCCTCCGAGAACCAGACCTGCTGGCTGGGAGGACTTTAGGAGACAAAGGTGGGGAAGGAGAGACACTTTGATGATGATGCGCTGTGAATGCTGATGAAACATGTGACTTTCCTTGGCGTTGATCGGCAGACGGGACAGACGGGCTGGACACATTTACACCGCTTTTCAAATATGTCTGGGAATAAGGGAGAAAAACAAACGATGAGAACAGGTGAGATTTTACCGTCAATACATTTTCtgttgctgtcataacaaaacctcttacaaaaatggttttaaaaaatcttaactCTAAAGTACGTTGAAGGGAAATACCACTGATTTTCAACATGTCCGCATAGTTCTGTCGTGGAGATGACATTCCGAGTGCTTTCGTGTGAAATCGTGCATAgcagagaaatttacagactctgatttctttacagtggtggtgataagaaccaggggttgcgatgtctacatcacaaatatagccactgtatttactatccaaagccaccagCGATCCTACATGTGTCTTTTGGGATATTAATTTGCCTAACAGCACCCTGAATGTATCTCTCGAGAAATAAAAAGACATATTTCAGGCCAAAAGCTTACATTAAACTATCGTACATTAATGCTTCAGGCATCAATTAGTGTAGCTATAACCAATTCTTGTAATAACTTCtaaaaaaaacttcattttaattctcttttctcttcttttcaccATGGTGGACATTTCGGGTATGATGTAAAGCGGACTCtgtagcagtggaaatgtattctgtggagtgacgaatcacacattcccgtcagtctgatggatgagtctggattTGATGAATGCCAGAAtaaggtttggtggaggtgggatgatgctatggggttgtttgtcaggggttggcctagaacccttaatttcagtgaagggaaatcttaatgcttcagcagaccaagacgcttttggacaattgtacgcttccaaatttgtgggaacagtctggggaagaaccttttctgttccagcatgactgagacccaatgcacaaagcagctccataaaggcctggctgggtgagtttggtgtggaagagcttgactgaccctcacagagccctgacctcaaccccatccaacacctttagggtgaactagaacagagattgtgagccagaccctctcatccaacatcagtgtctgacctcacaaatgctctcatggatgaatgggcagatattcccacagacactctccaacatcttgtagaaagcttcccagaagagttgaagctgttagagctgcaaagggggaccaactccacaTTAATACCTATGGAtcaagaatgggatgtcatgaAATCCCGTGTAGGTGTCCTAATATttctgtccatatagtgtagttTGCTATTGCATAACAGCCATTTCCACCCTTAACTCCTAGAACTTGAAATCATCCTACACAATTTAgaataattgtgatttttttgtatCACTACGATCTGTAGAAACTCAACCAAGTGGGTAAACAATGGGTTGGACATTATGTCCCTTCATCAATGGCTCTGCTGCTGCCTTGCCAACGGCGGGCATCGAGAGTCGACTTTAGAAAACCTGGAGTTGTGCATCACAGCTGCTGCGAGCACTTTCTGAGTCGATAAGTTTCTCTAGGTTGcattatttcacattaaaccactctgaataactttgtttacatcttaacaatttaattatgtcgagaatgttctccgtCCTGGCACCCAGgcggtggaatgaactcccactggctgtccgaacagcagagtctctcgctgtcttcaaacgcagactgaagaccgtctcttctcacagcacttaaatcagcactgagtgAAGTATTGATTgaaatgtagtgtagtgtagtgtagtgtagtgtgttgcactgtagtgtagtgtagtgtgttgcactgtagtgtagtgtagtgtagtgtagtgtgttgcactgtagtgtagtgtagtgtagtgtagtgtgttgcactgtagtgtagtgtagtgtagtgtgttgcactgtagtgtagtgaactgtagtgtagtgtagtgtgttgcactgtagtgtagtgtagtgtagtgtagtgtgttgcactgtagtgtagtgtagtgtgttgcactgtagtgtagtgtagtgtagtgtgttgcactgtagtgtagtgtagtgtattgaactgtagtgtagtgtagttgcactgtagtgtagttgcactgtagtgtagtgtgttgcactgtagtgtagttgcactgtagtgtagtgtagttgcactgtagtgtagtgtagtgtgttgcactgtaatgtagtgtagtgtagttgcactgtagtgtagtgtgttgcactgtagtgtagtgtattgaactgtagtgtagtgtagttgcactgtagtgtagtgtgttgcactgtagtgtagtgtattgaactgtagtgtagtgtagttgcactgtagtgtagttgcactgtagtgtagtgtgttgcactgttctgtgctcaactcCGTTCCTTTTCTCTGAGTATCAACACTGACTTTTGtatctatcagtatctgagctcaggaccgtctttctctctaacctactggtaactagcaaagacactttctctagatagacaaagcacttcttgtaagtcgctctggataagagcgtataaatataaattacgCCGTCTCTTCAGCACTGCCACTGTACCTTAGCAGACACCTGAGGACTCTGTCTCAGGACTTTGGTCAGGCTCCCATCTGGTGAATCTAGCGATTCTCCCAGAAGTCTACGCATGTCCTCCTCGTCGCTGTCCACACCTTTTTCCACAGTTGAAGCCACATGTGGAGGAGCCTTGTTATAGCTGCCCACATGTGCGGTGTCACAGTCCTTCTGATCGGTAGGAGTGGTCACTTTCATTTTAAGGAAATGGCTACCAGCCATACTCAAGCTACTGCTGGACTGGACGGAAAGGCCCGGCTCCTGTGGCAGCGGCACTTCAGGGCCGCGCTTTTTGCTCTTATGATTTCGCAAGCGGTCTTCAATTAACGCAAGCCTGCTTAGTGCCACGCTTTGCGAGCTACGCTGAGGAATGAGCTTGAGGTCAGTTGCATCAGCAGGAGTCCTGCTAGGGGCAGATAAGTGTCCGTCTGCTGCGGCGCTGCTGGCAGATTTCTTCAGAAATCTACTTCCACCACCCATGCCAAACGGCTCTGCAAAGTGTGGTGCCACTTTAGCAGGGTCAGCAGGATGACCTTGGTCGCCACTCTCTGCATCTTCTGAGGAGAGGTCACTCAGTCCTTGTAAAGGAGTCTGTCTGGCTTGTAGCACGTCTTTTCCAAAATTTGCCTGAGGACATCAGAACATTTAAATTAGGCAAGAACCGGCAAAATTAGAGCAACCCCAAAAAACGTATGTCAAAAAGGGTTTTCACGGGTTTTTAAGTGAAGAGAATGGctgtatttagaaccatgagttctacatagaactacgTCATGGTTccttgcatagtgaaatgg
This Pygocentrus nattereri isolate fPygNat1 chromosome 15, fPygNat1.pri, whole genome shotgun sequence DNA region includes the following protein-coding sequences:
- the c15h19orf44 gene encoding uncharacterized protein C19orf44 homolog isoform X4 produces the protein MGGGSRFLKKSASSAAADGHLSAPSRTPADATDLKLIPQRSSQSVALSRLALIEDRLRNHKSKKRGPEVPLPQEPGLSVQSSSSLSMAGSHFLKMKVTTPTDQKDCDTAHVGSYNKAPPHVASTVEKGVDSDEEDMRRLLGESLDSPDGSLTKVLRQSPQVSAKTYLKSGVNVSSPSVPSADQRQGKSHVSSAFTAHHHQSVSPSPPLSPKVLPASRSGSRRAVVTPLSLNSSSSHSEIRSLEELFPVASKDDDTLSEQSAVSDVVRTPMDPQRADFKLNIMTLDDLAPVTLGTAELSKEKVDSFLKTTGESPSGFRELSVSSAHKISHEDRREPEEAPAEYESDFESEIQTDTAPSANEISEHFSAGDKHSSIATEPQSRSGDWHSDDDLTLTEDPSKSTSTRYRRPGSLSRSRSSRSSSNSSDATVTQSEPRRLSARRPVKDATVQTQRDGLTYTWSAGQAVLGPSVGMSYTDPTPVASHTISAEAVEALSAYSPAVFALNDMMRQQLALTRSFIETSRHLHQAMVESLGPADYRYTTLKETKEFIRCNRSPKLTLKDALEEVLQEMREYHYI
- the c15h19orf44 gene encoding uncharacterized protein C19orf44 homolog isoform X3; amino-acid sequence: MWNRGGFRSAALERAKAQLSGQRVTNSGTPKTNTLRDVGSANFGKDVLQARQTPLQGLSDLSSEDAESGDQGHPADPAKVAPHFAEPFGMGGGSRFLKKSASSAAADGHLSAPSRTPADATDLKLIPQRSSQSVALSRLALIEDRLRNHKSKKRGPEVPLPQEPGLSVQSSSSLSMAGSHFLKMKVTTPTDQKDCDTAHVGSYNKAPPHVASTVEKGVDSDEEDMRRLLGESLDSPDGSLTKVLRQSPQVSAKTYLKSGVNVSSPSVPSADQRQGKSHVSSAFTAHHHQSVSPSPPLSPKVLPASRSGSRRAVVTPLSLNSSSSHSEIRSLEELFPVASKDDDTLSEQSAVSDDFKLNIMTLDDLAPVTLGTAELSKEKVDSFLKTTGESPSGFRELSVSSAHKISHEDRREPEEAPAEYESDFESEIQTDTAPSANEISEHFSAGDKHSSIATEPQSRSGDWHSDDDLTLTEDPSKSTSTRYRRPGSLSRSRSSRSSSNSSDATVTQSEPRRLSARRPVKDATVQTQRDGLTYTWSAGQAVLGPSVGMSYTDPTPVASHTISAEAVEALSAYSPAVFALNDMMRQQLALTRSFIETSRHLHQAMVESLGPADYRYTTLKETKEFIRCNRSPKLTLKDALEEVLQEMREYHYI
- the c15h19orf44 gene encoding uncharacterized protein C19orf44 homolog isoform X2, translating into MWNRGGFRSAALERAKAQLSGQRVTNSGTPKTNTLRDANFGKDVLQARQTPLQGLSDLSSEDAESGDQGHPADPAKVAPHFAEPFGMGGGSRFLKKSASSAAADGHLSAPSRTPADATDLKLIPQRSSQSVALSRLALIEDRLRNHKSKKRGPEVPLPQEPGLSVQSSSSLSMAGSHFLKMKVTTPTDQKDCDTAHVGSYNKAPPHVASTVEKGVDSDEEDMRRLLGESLDSPDGSLTKVLRQSPQVSAKTYLKSGVNVSSPSVPSADQRQGKSHVSSAFTAHHHQSVSPSPPLSPKVLPASRSGSRRAVVTPLSLNSSSSHSEIRSLEELFPVASKDDDTLSEQSAVSDVVRTPMDPQRADFKLNIMTLDDLAPVTLGTAELSKEKVDSFLKTTGESPSGFRELSVSSAHKISHEDRREPEEAPAEYESDFESEIQTDTAPSANEISEHFSAGDKHSSIATEPQSRSGDWHSDDDLTLTEDPSKSTSTRYRRPGSLSRSRSSRSSSNSSDATVTQSEPRRLSARRPVKDATVQTQRDGLTYTWSAGQAVLGPSVGMSYTDPTPVASHTISAEAVEALSAYSPAVFALNDMMRQQLALTRSFIETSRHLHQAMVESLGPADYRYTTLKETKEFIRCNRSPKLTLKDALEEVLQEMREYHYI
- the c15h19orf44 gene encoding uncharacterized protein C19orf44 homolog isoform X1 translates to MWNRGGFRSAALERAKAQLSGQRVTNSGTPKTNTLRDVGSANFGKDVLQARQTPLQGLSDLSSEDAESGDQGHPADPAKVAPHFAEPFGMGGGSRFLKKSASSAAADGHLSAPSRTPADATDLKLIPQRSSQSVALSRLALIEDRLRNHKSKKRGPEVPLPQEPGLSVQSSSSLSMAGSHFLKMKVTTPTDQKDCDTAHVGSYNKAPPHVASTVEKGVDSDEEDMRRLLGESLDSPDGSLTKVLRQSPQVSAKTYLKSGVNVSSPSVPSADQRQGKSHVSSAFTAHHHQSVSPSPPLSPKVLPASRSGSRRAVVTPLSLNSSSSHSEIRSLEELFPVASKDDDTLSEQSAVSDVVRTPMDPQRADFKLNIMTLDDLAPVTLGTAELSKEKVDSFLKTTGESPSGFRELSVSSAHKISHEDRREPEEAPAEYESDFESEIQTDTAPSANEISEHFSAGDKHSSIATEPQSRSGDWHSDDDLTLTEDPSKSTSTRYRRPGSLSRSRSSRSSSNSSDATVTQSEPRRLSARRPVKDATVQTQRDGLTYTWSAGQAVLGPSVGMSYTDPTPVASHTISAEAVEALSAYSPAVFALNDMMRQQLALTRSFIETSRHLHQAMVESLGPADYRYTTLKETKEFIRCNRSPKLTLKDALEEVLQEMREYHYI